A region of the Heptranchias perlo isolate sHepPer1 chromosome 25, sHepPer1.hap1, whole genome shotgun sequence genome:
CGGACAAGGCCACGGAAGGTAGGCAGACAGAGCAACTGCCCCCAGGGGCCGCATCCaacttgaacttttttttaagtgatcttgattgagggatagatattggccccaggacaccggggagaacatggGAATCGCTGGACTGAGATAAGACCAGGGCCATCTCATTCGTCTTCTCCCCATCGTGGGttagataatggagttgttgaccaatCATGGCGATCGGCCTCTCAGGCACACGGGGCGTGCTGGGTGAAAGGGACATCAGTGGTTGGAACGGCCTGAATATATTAATCCAAAGGTTTAATTCGCTTCATTTAAAACATTAAGCGTTGATTAAATTCCCATCTGAGGGAGTGAGAGTGTCCTCTTGCCTGTAGCAAGCTTTTTTAATGCTCTCTATTTATTTTTCTGTTGCTACTTTtcatcctactcctcctcctcccccttactCGTTTTACAGGGTCTTAGAAATGGAGGATTTGCAGGTGGGATCCTCAAACCAAacctcacgtcaagatctgacggAGTCGATCGACTCGTCAGGACCTGAGTATTATCGGCCTTTGCACGTGGAAGGAGAGAGCGCCGATTGCAGCCCGGACAAACCGCACACGTGTTCCGTGTGTGGACGGGGATCGTCCAGTCTGGTGAGGCACGAGTGCAGCCACGCCGGGGAGCGACCGTATGAAtgcggggactgtgggaagggatttaatAAGCGTCTCCAGCTGGAGACTCATCGATGccttcacaccggggagaggacattcacctgctccgtgtgcgggaagggattcactcagtcagccCACTTGCTGAAGCACCAGtgggttcacagcggggagaggccgttcacctgctccgtgtgtgagaaGGCGTTCACCAATTCGtatcacctgctgagacaccagcgggttcacaccggggagaggccgttcacctgctccgcgtgcgggaagggattcactcagtcgtcccacctgctgacgcaccagcgcgtccacaccggggagaggccgttcacctgctccgagtGCGGGAAGGGGTTCACGGACTCGTCCAACCTTCTGATACACCGACGCATTCACACGGGAGAGAAGCCGTTCGCCTGCTccctgtgcgggaagggattcaccaaTTCGTCTGACCTGCTGAAGCACCAGcgggttcacagcggggagaggccgttcacctgctccgagtGCGGGAAGGGGTTCACGGACTCATCCAACCTTCTGATACACCGACGCATTCACACGGGAGAGAagtcgttcacctgctccgtgtgcgggaaggggttcAACCGCTCGTCCGACCTGCTCGCACATCAGCGAGTGCaaaccggggagaggccgttcacctgctccgtgtgcgggaaggggttcACCCGCTCATCCCATCTgcagacacaccagcgagttcaccgtTGACGACAGTTGTCCGATTCCCAGGACCGAACCTTGCTCATTCAGGCAGCTGGAGTTTGTTGCAGCTGATGTTAATGACCCCGAAAACTGGGCTGGATTCTAATATTCTgtatgccttagagagggtgcagaagagatttactagaatgattccagggatgagggactttagttacgtggatagacaggagaagctggggttgttctccttggaacagagacggttgcgaggagatttgatagaggtattcaaaatcatgacgggtctagacagagtagatagagagaaactgttcccattggcggaagggtcaaggaccagaggacatagatttaaggtgattggcaaaagaaccaaagacgacatggggagaaacttttttacgcagcgggtggttgggatctggaatgcactgcccgagagggtggtggaggcagattcaatcatggccttcaaaagggaactggataagtacttgaagggaaaaaacttgcagggctacgggggcgggcgggggagtgggactagctggattgctcttgcagagaggcggcacagactcgatgggccaaatggcctccttccgtgctgtaacctttctatgattcctttCTATGACTTGTGGATggtcaccttggccaggcccaggagtagACCCATGAGGAGGTCCTCCAATTTGCCCGGCCCACCTCTGCACCggctggccaaagatcaggagcttgggactgaagtggagccagaagttgaggagcagctGCTTTAAGTAGTGaaacaggggctgcaacctctcacgcTCAGTGTACATGTGGTACACGTACTCAACCATGCCGCAAAAGTTACCTTCTTAAGTGTTGGATTTTAAGAACACTAATTAAATTTTTCAAACCCAGTGCGATTGAAAAGATTGCAGTAGAGTGGCATCATGCACTAGAGCAGTAAAATTCTGTGTTAAGGAGGTGCCTAAAATTCCCCATGTGTTGGGTTTCTAACCTGATCCATGCTGCTTTGGGAAGAAAGTTAAGGTCTGCTTGACTGGAAGATACACTGCACCACTCTCTTAATGGCAGTCAGCTATAAGGTGGCCTCCATGGAGGTATGGAGCAATCCTGTTGCACTCTATCCTTGTCTctctaaaaaggatacaagatctCCTTGCTACGACAAACATAAGCAAAGAGATTCTAGAAGTGTGTGACTAAAATTTACAGATTTGTtgccctgatggctcagttggttaaaTGCACCAGACATTGTGGTACTGTGCTGTAGAGACCAGGCAGGACCCAAGTTTGATGCTGGTCTGTGATGacttagctaatctcagccagggcagcattgTGGTTACTACACTGGGCCTTGAtgccctgggttagggaagggggAATAAAACAGCTAAGGTTCATCTTGATTATTACCCGTGACCCATGATAGAAATTGTGCATTGTTGACTTCAAGATCACATGATATGTTTATATGAAGAAAGTCCTTCAGCCCATTTGTTcttatccttccagaataccaacacTGCCATGACGAACTTGTTCTGTTCTTACCATGCTGTAGGTTCCATTCACACCAGGCTAGGATCAGGCTTGGTGCAATGTTGCATGTGACTAAACTCTCCCTGTGCATGGGGAAATTCCTCAAGGAGATTAGCTAAACTATGCAAATAACCAGATCCCGTGGAATCTGGTGGGATCTGGCTCCCACTCAACTAATGTGGCCAAGCTGTCAGCGTAGGCCATTTTGTGGTCTGATCACAGAATCAGCTGTGTCCCAGCAATTCGGCGATGAGGAGAGAGTTTTAGAGGACTGACTGAAGGCTTGGGCAAAAAGTTGAGTTTTCAGATGGTTTTTAAGAGgatgagagagaagtagagaggtggaagAGTTTAGGTCATTGGGACCTGAAAGCTCTACAcacaatgatggggcaaagggagcgggaatgcacaagaggccagagttggaagactgAAGGGTGCATGAAGGAAAGTAAgtatggaggaggttgcagaggagtgaggccatggagtgattgtAAAACGAGAATTCTAacgttaatgcatttggggatgaGGCAGTGTAGGTCTATGACAGCAGGGACGATAGGTGAATGGAGCTTAAAGCAGGACAGTATATGGGCGGATGCGTTGTGGACAAGTTGGACTTTATGAAGTAGAACATAGGATATCCagtgaggagagcattggaataatcgagtttaGAGGTGAAAAAAGTATGAATAAGGCTTTCAGTATTGGAAAGGCTGACATAGGGATGGAGGCAGATAATTTGTGGAGATGGATATaatcggtcttggtgatggagaggatgttggGTTTGAAACTCAGTTTATGGTTAAACGAGTTTCCAAGGCTCGTCTGGTCTTGTTCAGCTCGAGTGAGGCACGAAGGAGTCAGAGGCAAAGGGGTGGGGTTTGTGGCAGGGCCAAGAATGATGTGACTCAATAATCACTTGTTGTGTAAgaggcagtctgacagcacagaggtggCTGTGGAGAAAGTGGTGAATATTTgtctgatttttgtctgattatgctcctgtgaagtgccttgagatgttttactatgttaaaggcgctacataaaacgTGTCTTGACCATGAAAGAGTGAAATAGTCGGTCGCATGAATGTAATGTGTGTGTACACTGTGTCAGAAGTCAAACACTGAACTGTTCCTGCTCGGGTTTGATTCCTCAGAATTACTGAGTGCCCAACCCCAAAATCAGGCTGTCTGGGCAGGAAAAGTTCAGTTTTcaaaatccaatgaggaattcaggagaaatttctttatctagagagtggtgataatgtggaacctgttaccacaaggagtggttgaggtgaattgcatagatgtatttaaggggaagctagatgagtatatgtgggagaaaggaatataaggttgTACTGAtaagtttagatgaagtagggagggatgaggcttgggtggagcataaacaccggcataaacctgttgggctcaattttttttattcgttcatgggatgtgggcatcgctggtgaggccagcatttattgcccatccctaattgtccttaagaatgatgtggagatgctggtgatggactggggtggacaaatgtacggagtcgtacaacaccaggttatagtccaacagctttatttgaaatcacaagctttcggagctttgctccttcgtcaggtgacgaaggagcaaagctccgaaagcttgtgatttcaaataaagctgttggaccataacctggtgttgtatgactccgtacatttgtccttaagaaggtggtggtgagccgccttcttgaaccgctgcagtccatgtgatgaaggttctcccacagtgctgttaggtagggagctccaggattttgacccagcgacgatgaaggaacggcaatatatttccaagacgggacagtttgtgacttggaggggaacatgcaggtggtggtgttcccatgtgcctgctgcccttgtccttctaggtggtaggggtcgtgggtttgggagatgctgttgaagaagccttggcgagttgctgcagtgcatcctgtggatggtacaaactgcagccactgtgcgctggtggtggagggagtgaatgtttagggtggtggatggggtgccaatcaagtggtctgctttgtcctggatggtgtcaagcttcttgagtgttgttggagctgcactcatccaggcaagtggagagtattccatcacactcctgacttgtgccttgtagatggtggaaaggctttggggagtcaggaggtgagtcactcgccacagaatacccagcctctgacctgctcttgtagccacagtatttatgtggctggtccaatggtgacccccaggatgttgatggtgggggattcggcgatggtaatgcctttgaatgtcaagcggaggtgattagactctctctggttggagatggtcattgcttggcacttgcctggcgtgaatgttacttgccacttatcagcccaagcctggatgttgtccaggtcttgctgcatgcgggcactgtttctgtgctgtaaattctatataattatatatataaaattctatataaatgcaagctgttgttgttgcagaggtagagctaggtgtcacatgtatacatatggaagctgatcccGTGCCTGCAAATTATATACCAGAGTCAATGTgtagatgtgggaaaggagagggCCAATGATAGTTCCTTGGAGCGGCTGTGCAGCGGTCAGTGCAAGGAAGGGAgcaaagccattgctggagatgcattagaatcatagaaaggttacagcacagaaggaaaccatttggcccatcgagtccacgccggctcgtcccagttccccgccctatccccgtagccctgcaaatttttttctttcaagtacttatccagttcccttttgaaggccatgattgaatctgcctccaccaccctctcaggcagtgcattccagatcctaaccactcgctgtgtaaaaaggtttttcctcatgtcacctttgtttcttttgtcagtcaccttaaatctatgtcctctggttcttgacccttccgccaatgggaacagtttctctctatctactctgtctagacccttcatgattttgaatacctctatcaaatctcctcgcaaccgtctctgttccaaggagaacaaccccagcttctcctgtctatccacgtaactaaagtccctcatccctggaatcattctagtaaatctcttctgcaccttctctaaggccttcacatctttgctaaagtgcagtgctcagaactggacacaatactccagttgtggctgaaccagtgttttaaagaggttcatcatgacttccatacttttgtactccatgcctctatttataaagcccaggatcctgtgtgcttttttaaccgctttctcaacctgccctgccaccttcaacgatttgtgcacatttacccccagatctctctgttcctgtatcccttttagagttgtgccctctactttatattgcctctcctcgttcttcctaccaaaatgtatcaatttgcatatttctgcgttaaatttcatctgccacgagtccgcccatgccaccagcctgtctatatcctcttgaagtctatcactatccacctcactgtttactacccttctaaattttgtatcttctgcaaattttgaaattgtgccctgtacacccaagtccaagtcattaatacgtatcaagaaaagcagtggtcccagcaccgacccgggggaacaccactgttcacctccctccagtccgaaaaacaaccactactctctgtttcctgactcttaggcaattctgtatccatgttgctactgccccctttattccatgggccacagtcTTCATGATaggcctaccatgtggcactttatcaaatgccatttgaaagtccatgtacaccacatcaacttcattgtcctcatctaccttctctgttacctcatcaaaaaactctatcaggttagttcaacactatttgcctttaacaaatccgtgctggctttccctaatcaatccacactcgttcaaatgactcttaattctgtcccagattattgtttctaaaaggttccccaccactaaagttaaactgactggcctatagttgctggatttatccttacactcttttttgaacaagggtgtaacatttgcatttctccagccctctagcaccacctccgtatctacagatgtttggaagatta
Encoded here:
- the LOC137342433 gene encoding zinc finger protein 436-like, which translates into the protein MEDLQVGSSNQTSRQDLTESIDSSGPEYYRPLHVEGESADCSPDKPHTCSVCGRGSSSLVRHECSHAGERPYECGDCGKGFNKRLQLETHRCLHTGERTFTCSVCGKGFTQSAHLLKHQWVHSGERPFTCSVCEKAFTNSYHLLRHQRVHTGERPFTCSACGKGFTQSSHLLTHQRVHTGERPFTCSECGKGFTDSSNLLIHRRIHTGEKPFACSLCGKGFTNSSDLLKHQRVHSGERPFTCSECGKGFTDSSNLLIHRRIHTGEKSFTCSVCGKGFNRSSDLLAHQRVQTGERPFTCSVCGKGFTRSSHLQTHQRVHR